One Aegilops tauschii subsp. strangulata cultivar AL8/78 chromosome 2, Aet v6.0, whole genome shotgun sequence genomic window, GTCACAGTGGCACAATTTGAGTGAATTCAATTGAAGTCACGGTCACACCTCCACACATTGATTAAATTAATTATGCATGGGTAAGACAATCTAACTACAACAAATCACCAATGCCAATATAACAAAAAAAGTGTTATAATCCTAACCCTAAAGCCAAACCCTAGAACCCTAACCCTAGAATAGTAGAATCCCAATCGGGGAAAAGAGAGAATAGGGATGGATAACTTACACCACGCCGCCGAAGGAGGAGGCAAAGTTGTGGCAGCCTGTCGGATTTGCCTTCACCGCTTGGGCGAAGCCAGTAGCCGTCGCGTACTCAAATGATTTCCCCGTGCCGGCGGTTGGGGAGGAGGCGGCACCTAAGAAGGATTCGAGCTCCCCACACCTCAGGTGGATCTCCATCACCACCATCCGGAGCATCACCAGCGGAAGAGCCGCCGCTGCCAGATTTCATTGTCACCATCTGTGGGAGCCTGCGGGAGAGAAGTGCAAGCGAGAGAGAGTGGATGCGGTCGGTCAGTCCAACGCGAGCCGACCGCATCGTTTGAGAAAATGGCGCCGTCCGCGCGGCTGTTATGCCACGTCATCAGTTTCGGGCCCCAGCTATTGGAAATGCCATCAAACGCTGCAAAGCATGCGGTCAATCCTCCTTGCAAAAAAAGTTTACCGTATACGCAGTGACTTTTGCAAATAATTAGAGGCCAGGTAGTTTTCTGCAAACGGAGCCCCAAATGTGGTGGTTTAACTCTCAGATTCGGATGTCTGTGAAAGTTTGTTTCTATACCTATTTCTGGGTGTGTTTCTTTGTTTTGCTTCATGTTGTATAATTAGTGGCAAAGCTCAAGGCCCGTCATCTGACATATCTGTATCAGTCACTACAAACTATTCGAGGGCAAAACTTGTATTGTTGTTGTACTTGAAAATGCCGAGTTGCCTGGTGGGCATGGTCAACGTGGCAAAGGAAGTGTAGAAGATTTGCAAATCCTACAAGAATTCCTTCAATCCAAAGAGCCCTCAGAGATACTGTACAAATCTGCTTGGCTTTTTATTTACAACGAAAAATGCTACCGATATATATCTTCATTTTGATTTCAGTATTTTCTTTGTATGTGCTTTTTGTGATCTATCGTGTTTGAAGTGATATCAACATTTGTTGAACTATTTGAGTGATTTATAATCACGCATCAACACCCAATATGCAATGGTTGTGGTCGCATTTAGCCTTTATCTTATAGAGCATTCCCTAAATATGGTGTTGAGTTGGATCTCATTAATTAATAATAAAAAATAAAGTTTTGCCTGTAAGACTGAGAGAAAAGAGAGTGCCATCCTTCTAACTTCCAGTTCACCTGTTGGTCTACTAAGTTATGCTTCAATTTTCAGATCATGTACAACTTTTTTCAGTGCACATGTTTTAGGGGTTATATTCAGTACAAAATGGTCAATTGAAAAACCTGCAAGCACCGCTAATTAGCTATCGCTCCATCTCATTTTGTTATGTTTATCACAAAGCATTGTTCGGTATTGACATGTAGCTAATTTAATAGCATGTTGTTAGTATGTAatgttttttgtgtttttcttaTGTGGACTTAACTGATTTAATCTAGCATACAAAAGGTATGGGAAGGGATAGAGATAATAGTGAATGTGTTGCATCTCTTGTTCGCTTAAAGTAGTTTTGTATTATGCTCTAATTAGAACAGAAGACCAGTGATGGTGCAAATTAAAGCTATAAGGTCAAGTGGCGTGGCCATCAAGTTCAAATATATGGACCAGGACCAGGAGCAATTTTGATGCCGACGGTGAGCTTATACTTCTTCGTTTGCTTTGCACTTGAGCTATATTGAGTTAATCCGTTCTACATTAGCAAGTAGCCACAATGAATTTTATTATTACTTGCTCAAGATTAAAGGATGGAAGAAATGGAATAATACATCTCACAGAgataagcaagtttcatatattCTCTCAGCCTCTCTTATAGATTGGATAAAtcaaatattgttgcttccatTGTGATCCATCGATTGGTCATAACCAAAATAGTTAACAAAATATGTGGTATAGTGCCATCTTTATTCTATCCTTCTTATAACTTAGGTGAATGGAGTGCTTTTGGTTAGTTAACCTGAGGTCAACCAAGTAATGGCAAATAGTTAACCTGAGGTCAACCAACCTGGTGGTGCGCTTTAAAAATGCATATTATTGTCCACTTGTTTCTCCAAGGTCGTTTCTTCTCTTACTTCTTTAAAAAAttgtaaattcaaaaaaatgacaCGAATGGTATGTGCATTGTTTGAGACATGTGTTGCATGTGCTAGTTGTATTATTAGCTTACTAGTAAAAACACACAATTTACACCCAAAAAATTTCTGAAGCCTGTGACAACTAAATGTAAATATTGAAATATACTCTATAATTTAGTTGCTGCCAAGATGTGAGTGCAGTCACACATGACACATGTATGTCTATGTTCTACCACTGATTTTAGACCCAAAAAATCACATTTCATCATATATTCGACTGTCCCTAAATATGTGTCGCAGTCTGTTGGTTTCAATCCCAATTGGCTAGTATACTATCGCAGGTAAGAACATACCCGGTGCACCACATGCCAAAAAAACTCTCATGAAATCACCAAAAACATTTCATGGATAATAGACATAACACAGATATATCATACAAGAAATTTCACATTCAATTTCAACCCACGTATAGAGAAACAAAAGGAGACAAATAATTCTATGAATCGTTCCATTTTGGATTGGGCTGTGAATTTAGTTATTAGCACCTACCACAACTGAATTTTGTTAAAAAAAATCTTGAGGTATATTTTGAATCGAGGTTTGAAATTTGATGGCCTAGTAGATATATACTGCACTCGTATAACAAAAATGTTTAGAACTTTTCGTAACTTCAGTGTGTGCTTCCGAGCTTGGGCATATATACCTTTTGCACCATAAGCTTGGGTGCTTTCATTCTCAACTGCAAATTAGATTATTAGCTTTGTCAATCGTGATTTTATTGATGAGCGTTCCTAGTGTTCAAACTTACTAGGACTGGTTACGACTTGTGACCTCTCTCCAAAAAAAATCTTTTTTAGAGTGCTCCAAAAGAATATGTTGATTCTGAATATGTATCCAAAACTTAAGATCCTCCGCTAGAGCTATATCTCGCCTTAAGCGAGACAGAAGGAGCTCTAAAGGGTTTGAGCATATGGGCCTGCCTATTAGCGTAGGTTCGATCGCTTTGCTCGCTACCACTCGCTATAGGTAGTTCTAAAAAAACACTCGCCATAGGTCACTATACGTTTTTTGGGTTTTTTTCGCTTTCTTTTGATTTTTGgttcttttgttttttttcatccaatttttttattttcttttttctttgttATAACTTCAGTTTTACACCggtttctttttttctttctcagtttcacagacttttcttttcttcccttttttgtttctgtatggttttctttgtttctttccctttttttgtttgtttgtttattttttgtttacttctttctttggttttctttatttctttcttggttttattgggttttttcttttctttttttcttcggtttagttTATTTCTTTCTCATTTTTcattggttttctttgttttctctCAGGTTTCACTATTTTTTCTGTAGACATTTTTGgtatatatataataaatatttAATATTTTCAAACGCTTGATTAAATTTTTAATAAAATACTAGagtaacatttttttaatacatggtcaacattttttatgtacccatttaacatttttttaaatgcttgattcaCTTTTTTTTAAATACAAGTTTAACAGTTTTTTattacatggtcaacatttttgcTAAACACATTTAGAATTTGTGAAATACTGGtttaattttttttctaaaatggtcaacatttttctatACATATATAACGTTTTTAAATACAAGTTTAacttttttaatacatggtcaacatttttttatacacatttaacatttttcaaatacaattTTAACATTTTTTCAGTACATGGTCAACTTCTATACATATTTACCATTTATCAAGTGCAAGTTTAATTTTTTTATATGTGGTCAACATTTCTTGAATACAGACTTAACATTGTTTTTCAGAACCCTGATTTGGCATTTTTATTGTACATGGTCAACATTtgtttctatacacatttaacatttttcaattacaaatttaagttttttttaacacttattcaacatttttcaaatgcttggaCTAACATTGTTTAAGTACATGgccaacattttttctatacacatttcgTGGTGTATGTTTTTTGTATACCTGATAAAcatttttatacacatttaacatttttaagTGCTTTATTAATATTTTCTAAATGTTTTATGTAAAGTATTTTTGTAATATAGAATATCTGGAAATATAAATAaagtaaaagaaaacaaaagacgtAAAAATGAGAATATGGCATGTGGCCTCTGGTCAGCGGGAACATATATGGTGCACCAAGGCAATTGGTGCTACCGGTGCACCGGACCTTTGCACATTAAAAAGCGTTTCAAAATAACAAAAAAATAATAGTGCAGTGACACAACATCAGTGTATCTTGTCACAAAAATTCAAATCAAAATTCAAAACACTGCTTGAGATACAAAAATGAAATTTTTGACATTAATGTGTTAATGGGCCAAAACTGAAGCCCAACATGTGTTATGTACTATTCAGtgtcaaatttgttttttttgtatcTCAAGCAATGTTTTGAATTTTGATTTGAAtttttatgacaacatacattaatGTCGTGTCAATACACTAAAAAACTGGATTTCTTCTTTCTGTACAATGGGGGACCGGTGCACTAGTAGCACCAATAGCCCCGGTGCACCAAATACATCCCCTCTGGTCAGCAGTGCGATGGGCCGGCCCAATATGGAGCTTGCCTTCAGCTAGAATTCCTCTCGCTGTAGTAGGCCAAACATATCAGCGCCTAAGATCCTCTTGCAATGCAGAAACATCAAACAAATTAGTTTATAGATGGGCCTTAGCTTATAGTAGCAGTCGACACATATTTTTTCCCAAAAAAATATTTGGGAGAGAGGGCTTAGAATGGCCGATAGATTTCCTAGCCCATGGCCTACATTACTCTGCGCAACTCTAGACCCCttatgtgtgcgtgtgtgtgtgattgtgtgtgtgtgtgtgtttgcaCGTTGCACAAGTGAATTGTTTTGAATTGCACTGGCAAAAATGCCCAATATTTTCTACTGCAAACTTGCAAGTCCATGTCACTATCAAAATAAGGGCGTCTTCAACGATGACACGCAATGGCGCCTCGCAAATTTTCTCCTGCATCCGTCCGCGGAGAGGGGGGCAGTCTGTGGACAAGGATGCGGGAGGctgccatccaaccgtagccgcatgCATTTCAAACACTTTTTTAAcaaaccggatgaaattcatgcaaacacggccgGGATTTCATACAAACCGGACAAAAACGTTTACATTTTGGACATATTTTAACTAAAAAAGTTAAAAATATATGCGCATACGGTCGCGCGGAGCTCCACTCCCATGACACGGATACACTACACTAGTCTATGGCCGGCCGCAGCAGATCTCTTTGTCTTCTCCATGTCCGGCAGCTCGCTCATCGGATTGTCgagagccccggaggtatattcTTTCCCCCGTATCTTCTCTATGTCTTGATGCGCTGCTCATCGGAGTGGCAATGAGGGTGCTTCAACCGGAGGGGAAGGGGGGCTCCTCCGCTTCCGTGGAGTCCGGGTGGGGGGCGAGGATGGTCTAAGATGAAGAATCGGACAGGTCACCGGCTATACAAGCCAGCGACACGCCGGCGATGGCCTTCCTAGGACCCAATCGGCGGTGGCTTCCCGTGTTCTACTTTCCCTCGATGTCGGTGGCGGGCGCGCTGGCCACTGACTCGTCGATCTCCGTGCAGCCTACTTCTTTCTCTGTCTGCAGGGCACGGTTACGCACGCGTTGTCGGCCGATGGCGCGGTCgtaggcacgggaggcgcggtacgacgcgACGTCGTCCACGGCAACGATGATGCCTGTGCcgtcgtgccccccccccccctcctgtACCGGtctggagcaactcgccactcctccaCGAGCTGGCTTGGTGCAGCGAGGTGTTAAACCACGCGCCGGCTATTATGCCTCGCTCCATCAGGCTAGGGCGAGGGAGATGGAGCAGCGAGTTGCCTCACTCGTATCCAGCGGGCTGGCGGGCCACCCAGCTGGCTTTTATGCCAGAGAACTACTATTCCTGCTCGTCGGATGCCATCGAAAGtgtggaaaaaatggtggaaggaGAAGATGGGGAGCGGTGGACTTGGTGATGCGATTCTTGCCCAGCGTCTAGCCTCCTTTAAATAGAGGGTGCACGGGAGGAGCTTTGCCCTGCATTGTGTTTAATGTCGGCCCACTCGTGAATGGACATGTGACCGGAGTAGGTTTGTCGTCTTCCACACCGGTTTAATGGAGGCATTTGAATGCGGCGAGGAGACATGTTCTGCCGGCGTGCAGCGGGCGACGCCCTCGACTGGTGCGCCGTTTTAATGGTCGAGGCAGTGAGACGTCGCGTCCGTTCTAAGCCGTCTTCAATATGGAGGGGCACGCTCTACAGCAACaagaatgcgggcagctggcgccagGCGGGAACGCGTGCGGGCGATGGAGGAGTGGTTCGGGTGGGCCACGGCGGACGGGTGTGGGTAGTGTCGGAATGCCCGCAAAGCCCATATTTGTCTTCGGTTTATGGGAGAAACAACGTCCAAATCAAACAGCGAAGGTCCGCGTTGGATGGGGTTCCGTGATCCGAACGTATGCGGATGATTTAAAGGTAAGGTGTCGAAGATGCCCTAGCATAGCACGCTCTCTTTTCTGGAGCGTGCCTGAAGCTAGCGACTGAACAACCCAGAAGTGGACTTCTACGTCCTTTCAGCCCCAGCTCGGCTCCAAAGTCCAAGCTTCCAAAACAGAGGAGCTCATGAGCAAACGCGGCGCGTAGCCTAGAACCGTCCACATGACGAGACCTGCAAATCTCATCCGGTAGGAGAGCCATGGACCATATCCGGCCTGGGGCTTGGGCGGCGACGGCGTTTGGCAAAGCGCCAAACGCTACGGTTGCGCCGGCCCGGACCACCGCCCGCCGCCCCCCCAGAGGATTACCACGCACACGAGTCCTTTTCGATCGCCGAATGATTTTGATCTAGCACGTTCCCGCGGTTTCCCTCCACAGTTGAACGTTGCCCTCGCCAGGATTAATACTAATCCCGTCCATTCTCTTTGGGGTTGCTTTGCCTTTGCTCCCATAAATTCTTTCCGTCCGCCTCGTGTTGCTTCCCGACCAAGTCTGCAGCTTCCTCTCCTCGCCAGCAAGAGCGCGGATTCCATTCCATCCGGATTTCCTTCTCGATCGCACTCACAGCCTAGCCTAATAGCCGATCAAACAAACCCGGCCTTCCGTAGCCCGCCCGAGACCCCAAGTCACGCACAAATTTTCTTCATCTTCTCCCGCAATGGCGGAGCCTGCTCCTGCTCCGGCGCAGCCAAGAACCGGCGGTGACGATGTCATTTCTGCCAGGATGCAGCGGGCTCTGGAGCTCTTGTTCCCGTCTAATCTCGCCGGGAAGGCGGTGCTGTTCGCCGTCGTGGTGGCGCTGCTGCGGATGCTGCCGACGAGCCAGACCCCCGGGATCTGGGACCTGCCGCACATCCTCCTGCTCGGCCTCGTCATCTCCTACGGCGTCTTCGGCCAGAGGAACGCCGACGCCGATGTGgtggtgcccccggtggccgctTCTTCCAAGGTCACCGACGACGACGAGTCCGTGGAGGCCTTCGTCTCCCAGATACTGCAAGGGCCGCTGGTCTTCGAGGGGAACAGCGGCGAcggaggcagcggcggcgccaGGGACGGCGCCGTGCAGGCGTGGAGCTCGCAGTACTACCCCGACGATgccctcgtcgtcgtcgccgacACGGGCGACGCTGGCGAGAAGCCGATTCTCCTGCCGGTGAGGAAGCTCAAGCCATTGGCCGAAGAATCTGCACCGGGCAATGTAAGTGATGACGCTACCGATGAAGAAGCAGAGTTCCTCCCCAAGGAAGAAATAGGATACGGCAGCGCGCGCGAAAAAGCCATGTCGTCGCCGTCCTCCGTCCTCGAAGCCGGCTTGACCCTCTCGCCGTcctcgcctcctcccccgccgcctCCACCGCAGTTTCGTGGCGGCGCGCGTGGCCTCGGGAAGGCGAGAGCAAGAAGCTTCAACGAATATGGGGTTGGAGACATGAGCATGAGCGGACGGACGGGTTTACGGAGCAGGTTCCGGTCAAACTCTTCCATCCAAGCAACGAGGAGGAGCACTTTCACCGACTACGATCCTGTGGCTCCGTCCGACGATCAAGCGGCCGCAGACGATGAGGCTGACGAGATGGCCGCGGCCTCGGACAGCTCGTTCAGCAGCGACGACATGGCCAGGGACGGCGACGATGAACACGACGAGGAGGAAGACAACTACGACGAAGAGGGAGACGGGGAGGGGCGGCAAGGTGACAACTCCTGCGACGAAGAGCTTTTCGAGCTGGCGACGAGGCCCGAGCCGGAGGAGGACGAGGTGGACAAGAAGGCTGACGAGTTCATAGCCAAGTTCAGGGAGCAGATTAGGATGCAGCGGGCTCATCCGGGGCCGGGCAGAAGATGAACCATCTCATGTGTAATGCACCGCATTTTaatgttttttttcttcttttgatTGCTCTCATGTAACTACAACCTGAACAAATGGTGTCAATCAGTGGAATAAGTGTGCGCGGGATATTGTGCGCATCCTCTTTTTCTCACATTTTGTTTGATAAAGCACGTTTTATTGACTCTTAGACAAGAGTAATGCTGCACATACATAGATTTACCGGACTTAGGCAGTTGGGTTTTGATCGGAGATTAAAGGGGGGAGAGGGCACCCCGTGAAAATCAGGGAGAGGTTAGTTAGAAAGAAAGAATCTTAGTCAGCGTTATACGTTTAGCATTATTGCTTAGACAACATAGCAAAAGCATAACCAGAAGAGGGGAGTGAAAAGGTTCATTTTTTGTCTCTCGATATAGCGACTTGTGCAGTTTTTGTCACTCAACTTCAAAGCCAGACAACTTTTTTGCGAAGCTAAACTACACAACTTGCACCCGAACTTTTCAAACCGGACAAGATTGGTCTCTCGACCCTGATTTGAATGCTAACTCATTGTGGTTTTGACCAATAGCCGCCCATGGGGCAATGTATCTCTTCCCTACTCATGGCCTTCAAATGAGCCACactttcttctctctccatttttGCGAGCTGGAACTGAATGAGGCCGGACAGATGAGATGGAGGCAACGCACCGTTGTGACATCGATGATTGCTTAGGATACATCGCCTAGTACGGTGGAGATTCGATATGTTGTGTAGGATCCATGACTTCTCATATCTCTACTAGTGCATAAAGAAAACAAATCTTTCACATCCGCCATTTATGATGGCAATTGTGCTTTAAAGATGAGCATTGGTGTTGGGCCCAAGATTCAAATCTTCACGGTTCCATGCCAAACACTCTAACAAGGTGGCTTCGTGCGCCGCCCTTCTCCCTTAAGAGAAGTATTGGATCGCATTGGTGTTATTCTGGTATTGTATACCTATGTCATTATATGCTGTATGATCATACCACTCAtagtttggttttccttttcgtTTTTTCCAAATATGAGTGTATTCGATCTCTATACGACAATGTTTGCACTCTATTCCAAGCCTTCTTATTCAAAGACAAGCTTTCATCCTTGCAAGAGTCTCTTTTGATCATATTCATATAGCTGATTTCATTGGGGTGAGTATCCTCGATTTGTGGAGCCTTTTGAACAGTTTTCGAGGAAGCCTACAATTCGCTACGCACCCTAGAGATGTCCTTCAAAAAAATCACAAGTCCATGGATACCCCCAGGCACCTGGTCTCAGTCCAACCACCCGGTCCCCTTTGCTCCGGGCACCCGGGGTACACAGGCCGATCGGCTATATAAGTGGGAGGGCGTGGGGACTAGGGTTTCTTCCGACTCCAGTTGCCCCCACGGCCCCCAAACCGCCGCATGTCGCCTCTTCCACTGTCGTTGCCATCGGTGACCCTCCAGTCCTCCCGACCTCCTCCGGGCGACTTTTTCGAACCCCTTGGCATCCTCCTGCAGTACATCCTTGATTACATCCGTGCTTTTTGCTCAAATCTCCATTATCTTCGTATCTAGATGAGATTCAATTAGGGTTGCATATCATAGGATTTCTCATAGTGGATCTAGTTTTACATATGAGTGTGGCCTCGATGGTAGTCAGTTTGCATCTCGATTTTTTTAGATCCGTTGATGAGATGCTAAAACTAACGTTCCTTCGGGTGCCTGGTTTGTGATGTCCGCTGCGATGGTGGGTTGGACGCGGATGGGTAGGAAGGTAGTCTTATGGAAATTCAACAAGAGGCGCAGTAGCGTTAGCAAACAATCCAGAATTTTTCTGAGTTGTGTGGCAGTGCCAGCAAAGGTGTGGGTGATGATGAGCGTATCATCGGCATATTGAAGGACGGTGGGGAGGTTTTGATCTAGGGGGTGGTGAAGTAGACCGTCAATGTGGGCACGAAAGATTAGGCGTTGCAAGATATCGGTGACGAGAATGAACcaaaaggggggaaagggggtcCCCTTGTTTGAGACCGTTTTTACAATTTATCCAGGGGCAGAAACACTGTTTAGCACAACCACGGTTTCATCCCTGGTTTCATCTACAGATTTGTGTTTCAAGGGTTATAATCCCTGGTTTCATCTATTGATAATCAAGAGAACATAAAATCGGAGATTTGTACGATAACAAGCACATGATATTGTGAATGTTACCAAAGTCTGCCATTATGTTGATTTAAAATTACAAAATATATTTTCAGTAAAGAACATACTTATCGACTGTAGCAAAGTTATATTTTAATGGAAAATTTAGAACAGGATAGCAGTCAGCAAGGCTTATGGAAATCGAATATCTACATAAGAGCTGAGGCAAAACCTTGCAAAAACATGGTGGTATATCCACTTCCGCTCCACAAAGGGACAACAAAATATCGGCTACAAAAAAATTTAGTTAAGAAAATAATTCATAAAACAATCACGGTGATGCAATCAAACATCCAACCGACAAAGAAATACTCCCACGGTAGCATATGAGTACCATGTAGCCGATCTATGTTTCAAGAGATGGTAAAGCTTTGCCTTTATAGATACACATATGTGACCTCTTCCCAAGTTGTACTAATGTTCCAGGACAAGAATAGTGACAGAAACAAATTGGACAAAAGTTATGTCCGCATGGATACGAGACTATGAGTTAACAATGGAAATGCAGTTAGCGGTGTGCGCAGATACAAAATAATGCATTAATGTCAGCAGCATAAGATAAAAAAACCTTTTAGTGACTCGATGACAACTAGTTTTGCTAATATTCTAGGTTAACAGGACAATATGTGAGAATTAGAGGTCATGAAACTAGCCTTTTGAATACAAAAGTTTCAAGAGAAGATATAGCTTCCTCCCCACCCTTGATGCAAATCGATACTGAGATGTAGGGCATGGTGCAGAGCAAATAATCAAATC contains:
- the LOC109750044 gene encoding uncharacterized protein, with product MAEPAPAPAQPRTGGDDVISARMQRALELLFPSNLAGKAVLFAVVVALLRMLPTSQTPGIWDLPHILLLGLVISYGVFGQRNADADVVVPPVAASSKVTDDDESVEAFVSQILQGPLVFEGNSGDGGSGGARDGAVQAWSSQYYPDDALVVVADTGDAGEKPILLPVRKLKPLAEESAPGNVSDDATDEEAEFLPKEEIGYGSAREKAMSSPSSVLEAGLTLSPSSPPPPPPPPQFRGGARGLGKARARSFNEYGVGDMSMSGRTGLRSRFRSNSSIQATRRSTFTDYDPVAPSDDQAAADDEADEMAAASDSSFSSDDMARDGDDEHDEEEDNYDEEGDGEGRQGDNSCDEELFELATRPEPEEDEVDKKADEFIAKFREQIRMQRAHPGPGRR